A window of the Zeugodacus cucurbitae isolate PBARC_wt_2022May chromosome 2, idZeuCucr1.2, whole genome shotgun sequence genome harbors these coding sequences:
- the LOC105210232 gene encoding odorant receptor 42b-like: MRKLIDLLYGRGAAKFESSESFQLLFKSWTFFGFTTMQPYRLGHLLHMCLCWYCLALCPVAFYMGYIQTLRTAPISIQLNLLQATVNVVGLQLKCIVILILKTHLRSATPIFAHLDERCHSAESREEIKNCVVYCTRLFAIVGFMYHFYATLLYLQALVLHTYPLNTWLPFTDYIHHPTIKYFLHFIIEVFHISFQLSLQATNDVFPPIYIRNLRTHLNLLTKRVSRLGKNTEFTDEQNYDELVDCIVTHQELLEAKNIVASVCSITVFIQFIVVAIANCISLLNFFVFADRLEQLSTFSYYISVLIQIMPTCYQASMLEEDSAKLPNAIFHCNWLGMDKRCRKLIIYFMQCAQEDITFVAFKLFKINMTTNLSIAKFAFTLYTFMNNMGFGQNMKDLLE; this comes from the exons ATGCGTAAACTCATCGATTTATTATATGGACGTGGCGCTGCAAAATTTGAGTCCAGTGAATCGtttcagcttttatttaaaagttgGACATTTTTTGGATTTACAACAATGCAACCGTATCGCTTGGGTCATTTGCTGCATATGTGCCTCTGCTGGTATTGCCTTGCCCTATGTCCGGTTGCCTTCTATATGGGTTACATACAGACATTACGAACAGCACCCATATCGATACAACTTAACCTTTTGCAAGCAACCGTCAATGTTGTGGGTCTGCAACTCAAGTGCATtgtcattttaatattaaaaacacatttGCGTAGTGCCACACCGATATTTGCGCATTTGGATGAACGCTGCCATAGCGCCGAGAGTCGTGAAGAGATCAAAAACTGTGTTGTCTATTGCACACGTCTATTTGCCATCGTTGGATTTATGTATCATTTTTATGCCACCCTCTTATATCTCCAAGCGCTTGTCCTTCATACTTACCCACTTAACACATGGTTGCCATTTACCGATTATATTCATCATCcgaccataaaatattttttgcattttattatcgAAGTTTTTCACATATCTTTCCAACTGTCGCTGCAAGCCACGAATGATGTATTCCCGCCGATTTATATACGAAATTTACGCACGCACTTAAATCTTTTGACGAAACGTGTGAGTCGATTAGGTAAGAATACGGAGTTTACTGATGAACAAAATTACGACGAATTGGTGGATTGTATCGTTACACATCAGGAATTGTTGGA gGCGAAAAATATCGTTGCATCCGTTTGTTCGATAACAGTATTTATAcaattcattgttgttgctatagccAATTGCATttctttgcttaattttttcgtCTTTGCCGACCGACTCGAACAGCTGTCCACTTTTTCCTATTATATTAGCGTGCTGATACAGATTATGCCTACATGCTATCAAGCATCGATGCTAGAGGAGGATAGCGCCAAGTTGCCCAACGCCATTTTTCATTGCAATTGGTTGGGCATGGACAAGCGTTGTCGCAAACTCATCATCTACTTCATGCAATGTGCGCAAGAGGACATTACCTTCGTAGCATTTAAACTCTTCAAAATCAATATGACAACTAACTTGTCG attgCCAAATTTGCTTTTACGTTGTACACGTTTATGAACAACATGGGCTTTGGGCAGAATATGAAGGATTTATTGGAATAA